One Prunus dulcis chromosome 8, ALMONDv2, whole genome shotgun sequence DNA window includes the following coding sequences:
- the LOC117637147 gene encoding histone-lysine N-methyltransferase EZA1-like isoform X2: MSKTGMVSKATDSATKLRKSHGEEPSDGVGNLEHKMHQLKKQIQAERMVSVKEKVEKNREKLRGYISQIISATSRANSTLSEKNGSFKLFPSRIEQPLCKFSGFGHGYGDKDYINNQEVVFSSSTKLPSAENLPPYTTWIFLDRNQRMADDQSVVGRRRIYYDKDGTDGSEALVCSDTDEEIAEPEEVKHEFTAGEDRIMSMAFQEHGIGEEVVKVVSQFIGATTLEILVRYNTIKDREKHEPKGSGDSGSNWCISLDKSLSAALDSFDNLFCRRCLLFDCRLHGCSQPLIYPVHWSEQDEERTPCSDQCYLKLRVVENVPDDPDIGALHRMNTIISERESAPASSFNAEKPSSHGSTDIINIERCIPGKAVSFTSEAICSSDVIAGGLELDTHIMRMHNENLGKRKVVKHKDKVTNDVTIVPDDFQGSSKKQKRLDALDLVTATSEPITVQDHISVSKTRNTDVGLPNETELQMTKKGLLNESAGHTSKELVCYGSASCDEYTDNDRDVKQDVTEVPELRQPSNSTEGQVKGVCSSSEWKPVEKELYMKGLEIFGRNSCLIARNLLSGLKTCMEVSSYMHNAGASMPNRSVVRPFSFMEDNGKATMDQTDQELPTKPRLLRRRGRARRLKYSWKSAGHPSMWKRIADGKNQSCKLYTPCGCQTMCGKHCPCQHSGTCCEKYCGCSKSCKNRFRGCHCAKSQCRSRQCPCFAAGRECDPDVCRNCWVSCGDGSLGEPPRQGDGQCGNMRLLLRQQQRILLAKSDVAGWGAFLKNPVNKNDYLGEYTGELISHQEADKRGKIYDRANSSFLFDLNDQYVLDAYRKGDKLKFANHSSNPNCYAKVMLVAGDHRVGIFAKEHIDSGEEIFYDYRYGPDQAPPWAQKPEGSKRDDSSVSQGRAKKHQSH; this comes from the exons ATGAGCAAAACAGGGATGGTGTCCAAAGCTACAGACTCTGCAACTAAACTCAGA AAATCACATGGAGAAGAGCCAAGTGATGGTGTTGGAAACTTGGAACATAAGATGCATCAGCTTAAGAAGCAAATTCAAGCAGAGAGAATGGTTTCAGTAAAA GAAAAAGTTGAGAAGAACAGGGAGAAGCTACGAGGTTACATTTCGCAAATTATATCAGCAACCTCAAGAGCGAATTCTACACTTTCAGAGAAAAATGGGAGCTTTAAATTGTTTCCTTCAAGAATTGAACAGCCTCTCTGCAAGTTCAGTGGATTTGGTCACGGATATGGTGATAAAGACTATATTAACAATCAAGAGGTGGTATTCTCATCAAGTACCAAGCTTCCATCTGCTGAAAATTTACCACCTTATACAACTTGGATATTCTTGGACAG AAATCAGAGAATGGCTGACGACCAATCAGTAGTTGGGAGGAGGCGCATTTACTATGATAAAGATGGCACTGATGGCAGTGAAGCTCTTGTCTGCAGTGACACTGACGAAGAGATAGCAGAACCTGAAGAAGTGAAACATGAATTTACTGCAGGCGAAGATCGAATTATGTC GATGGCCTTTCAGGAGCATGGGATAGGCGAGGAAGTTGTGAAAGTTGTGAGCCAGTTTATTGGAGCCACcactttggagatcctg GTTCGGTACAACACAATCAAGGACCGTGAGAAACATGAACCAAAAGGTTCTGGGGACTCTGGGTCCAATTGGTGCATTTCTCTTGATAAGAGTCTTAGTGCCGCCTTAGATTCTTTCGATAACCTTTTCTGTCGTCGTTGCTTG CTATTTGATTGTCGTCTGCATGGATGTTCTCAACCTTTAATCTATCCT GTGCATTGGTCTGAACAGGATGAGGAGAGGACACCTTGCAGTGATCAATGTTACCTCAAG TTAAGAGTAGTGGAAAACGTTCCAGATGATCCAGATATTGGTGCTCTGCATAGGATGAATACAATAatttcagagagagaaagtgctCCAGCCTCATCCTTCAATGCTGAGAAACCAAGTTCTCATGGTAGTACAGACATCATAAACATTGAAAGATGCATTCCTGGAAAAGCTGTGTCTTTCACTTCAGAAGCTATTTGTAGTTCAGATGTCATTGCAGGAGGTTTAGAGTTGGATACACATATCATGAGGATGCACAATGAAAATTTAGGGAAGCGCAAGGTTGTAAAGCACAAAGATAAAGTGACAAATGACGTAACTATAGTACCTGATGATTTCCAGGGTTCCTCTAAGAAACAGAAGAGATTAGATGCTTTGGATTTAGTAACTGCAACTAGTGAACCTATCACCGTTCAGGATCACATTTCCGTTTCCAAAACTAGAAACACGGATGTTGGTTTACCCAATGAAACTGAACttcaaatgaccaaaaaaggTCTTTTAAATGAATCTGCTGGGCATACTTCAAAGGAACTTGTTTGTTATGGTAGTGCTTCCTGTGATGAATATACAGACAACGACAGAGATGTAAAACAAGATGTAACAGAAGTGCCTGAACTGAGGCAACCATCCAATTCTACAGAAGGACAAGTTAAAGGGGTGTGCAGCAGCTCTGAGTGGAAGCCAGTGGAGAaagaattatatatgaagGGATTAGAGATATTTGGGAGAAATAG TTGCCTCATAGCCAGGAACTTACTTTCTGGCTTGAAGACTTGCATGGAGGTGTCCAGTTACATGCATAATGCTGGAGCTTCAATGCCTAACAGATCTGTTGTTAGACCATTTTCATTTATGGAAGACAATGGGAAAGCTACTATGGATCAGACA GACCAAGAGCTGCCAACAAAGCCACGGTTACTTCGTAGAAGGGGAAGAGCTCGAAGGCTTAAATATTCTTGGAAGTCTGCTGGGCACCCATCAATGTGGAAGAGAATTGCTGATGGCAAGAACCAGTCTTGTAAACTTTATACACCATGTGGATGCCAGACTATGTGCGGAAAGCATTGTCCTTGTCAGCATAGTGGAACCTGCTGCGAAAAATACTGTGG GTGCTCAAAGAGCTGCAAAAATAGGTTCAGGGGATGCCACTGTGCAAAGAGCCAATGCAGAAGTCGGCAATGCCCATGCTTTGCTGCTGGGCGCGAATGCGACCCAGATGTCTGTCGCAATTGTTGGGTTAG TTGTGGGGACGGTTCATTAGGGGAGCCTCCGAGACAGGGAGATGGTCAATGTGGAAACATGAGGCTTCTTTTAAGGCAACAACAGAGG ATTCTCTTGGCTAAATCTGATGTTGCTGGTTGGGGAGCCTTTTTAAAG AATCCTGTAAACAAAAATGATTATCTTGGAGAGTATACTGGTGAACTCATCTCCCATCAGGAAGCAGATAAGCGTGGGAAGATTTATGATCGTGCAAACTCATCATTCCTTTTTGACTTGAATGATCAG TATGTCCTAGATGCTTACCGAAAAGGAGACAAGCTTAAATTTGCAAACCACTCATCGAACCCTAACTGCTATGCAAAG GTTATGTTGGTTGCCGGAGATCATCGAGTAGGCATATTTGCCAAGGAGCATATTGATTCTGGTGAGGAGATCTTCTATGATTATCGTTACGGACCCGATCAAGCACCTCCATGGGCTCAAAAACCTGAGGGTTCTAAGAGGGATGATTCATCTGTCTCTCAAGGCAGAGCGAAGAAACACCAATCTCACTGA
- the LOC117637147 gene encoding histone-lysine N-methyltransferase EZA1-like isoform X3 → MSKTGMVSKATDSATKLRKSHGEEPSDGVGNLEHKMHQLKKQIQAERMVSVKEKVEKNREKLRGYISQIISATSRANSTLSEKNGSFKLFPSRIEQPLCKFSGFGHGYGDKDYINNQEVVFSSSTKLPSAENLPPYTTWIFLDRNQRMADDQSVVGRRRIYYDKDGTDGSEALVCSDTDEEIAEPEEVKHEFTAGEDRIMSMAFQEHGIGEEVVKVVSQFIGATTLEILVRYNTIKDREKHEPKGSGDSGSNWCISLDKSLSAALDSFDNLFCRRCLLFDCRLHGCSQPLIYPSEKQVHWSEQDEERTPCSDQCYLKLRVVENVPDDPDIGALHRMNTIISERESAPASSFNAEKPSSHGSTDIINIERCIPGKAVSFTSEAICSSDVIAGGLELDTHIMRMHNENLGKRKVVKHKDKVTNDVTIVPDDFQGSSKKQKRLDALDLVTATSEPITVQDHISVSKTRNTDVGLPNETELQMTKKGLLNESAGHTSKELVCYGSASCDEYTDNDRDVKQDVTEVPELRQPSNSTEGQVKGVCSSSEWKPVEKELYMKGLEIFGRNSCLIARNLLSGLKTCMEVSSYMHNAGASMPNRSVVRPFSFMEDNGKATMDQTDQELPTKPRLLRRRGRARRLKYSWKSAGHPSMWKRIADGKNQSCKLYTPCGCQTMCGKHCPCQHSGTCCEKYCGCSKSCKNRFRGCHCAKSQCRSRQCPCFAAGRECDPDVCRNCWVSCGDGSLGEPPRQGDGQCGNMRLLLRQQQRILLAKSDVAGWGAFLKNPVNKNDYLGEYTGELISHQEADKRGKIYDRANSSFLFDLNDQVMLVAGDHRVGIFAKEHIDSGEEIFYDYRYGPDQAPPWAQKPEGSKRDDSSVSQGRAKKHQSH, encoded by the exons ATGAGCAAAACAGGGATGGTGTCCAAAGCTACAGACTCTGCAACTAAACTCAGA AAATCACATGGAGAAGAGCCAAGTGATGGTGTTGGAAACTTGGAACATAAGATGCATCAGCTTAAGAAGCAAATTCAAGCAGAGAGAATGGTTTCAGTAAAA GAAAAAGTTGAGAAGAACAGGGAGAAGCTACGAGGTTACATTTCGCAAATTATATCAGCAACCTCAAGAGCGAATTCTACACTTTCAGAGAAAAATGGGAGCTTTAAATTGTTTCCTTCAAGAATTGAACAGCCTCTCTGCAAGTTCAGTGGATTTGGTCACGGATATGGTGATAAAGACTATATTAACAATCAAGAGGTGGTATTCTCATCAAGTACCAAGCTTCCATCTGCTGAAAATTTACCACCTTATACAACTTGGATATTCTTGGACAG AAATCAGAGAATGGCTGACGACCAATCAGTAGTTGGGAGGAGGCGCATTTACTATGATAAAGATGGCACTGATGGCAGTGAAGCTCTTGTCTGCAGTGACACTGACGAAGAGATAGCAGAACCTGAAGAAGTGAAACATGAATTTACTGCAGGCGAAGATCGAATTATGTC GATGGCCTTTCAGGAGCATGGGATAGGCGAGGAAGTTGTGAAAGTTGTGAGCCAGTTTATTGGAGCCACcactttggagatcctg GTTCGGTACAACACAATCAAGGACCGTGAGAAACATGAACCAAAAGGTTCTGGGGACTCTGGGTCCAATTGGTGCATTTCTCTTGATAAGAGTCTTAGTGCCGCCTTAGATTCTTTCGATAACCTTTTCTGTCGTCGTTGCTTG CTATTTGATTGTCGTCTGCATGGATGTTCTCAACCTTTAATCTATCCT AGTGAAAAGCAGGTGCATTGGTCTGAACAGGATGAGGAGAGGACACCTTGCAGTGATCAATGTTACCTCAAG TTAAGAGTAGTGGAAAACGTTCCAGATGATCCAGATATTGGTGCTCTGCATAGGATGAATACAATAatttcagagagagaaagtgctCCAGCCTCATCCTTCAATGCTGAGAAACCAAGTTCTCATGGTAGTACAGACATCATAAACATTGAAAGATGCATTCCTGGAAAAGCTGTGTCTTTCACTTCAGAAGCTATTTGTAGTTCAGATGTCATTGCAGGAGGTTTAGAGTTGGATACACATATCATGAGGATGCACAATGAAAATTTAGGGAAGCGCAAGGTTGTAAAGCACAAAGATAAAGTGACAAATGACGTAACTATAGTACCTGATGATTTCCAGGGTTCCTCTAAGAAACAGAAGAGATTAGATGCTTTGGATTTAGTAACTGCAACTAGTGAACCTATCACCGTTCAGGATCACATTTCCGTTTCCAAAACTAGAAACACGGATGTTGGTTTACCCAATGAAACTGAACttcaaatgaccaaaaaaggTCTTTTAAATGAATCTGCTGGGCATACTTCAAAGGAACTTGTTTGTTATGGTAGTGCTTCCTGTGATGAATATACAGACAACGACAGAGATGTAAAACAAGATGTAACAGAAGTGCCTGAACTGAGGCAACCATCCAATTCTACAGAAGGACAAGTTAAAGGGGTGTGCAGCAGCTCTGAGTGGAAGCCAGTGGAGAaagaattatatatgaagGGATTAGAGATATTTGGGAGAAATAG TTGCCTCATAGCCAGGAACTTACTTTCTGGCTTGAAGACTTGCATGGAGGTGTCCAGTTACATGCATAATGCTGGAGCTTCAATGCCTAACAGATCTGTTGTTAGACCATTTTCATTTATGGAAGACAATGGGAAAGCTACTATGGATCAGACA GACCAAGAGCTGCCAACAAAGCCACGGTTACTTCGTAGAAGGGGAAGAGCTCGAAGGCTTAAATATTCTTGGAAGTCTGCTGGGCACCCATCAATGTGGAAGAGAATTGCTGATGGCAAGAACCAGTCTTGTAAACTTTATACACCATGTGGATGCCAGACTATGTGCGGAAAGCATTGTCCTTGTCAGCATAGTGGAACCTGCTGCGAAAAATACTGTGG GTGCTCAAAGAGCTGCAAAAATAGGTTCAGGGGATGCCACTGTGCAAAGAGCCAATGCAGAAGTCGGCAATGCCCATGCTTTGCTGCTGGGCGCGAATGCGACCCAGATGTCTGTCGCAATTGTTGGGTTAG TTGTGGGGACGGTTCATTAGGGGAGCCTCCGAGACAGGGAGATGGTCAATGTGGAAACATGAGGCTTCTTTTAAGGCAACAACAGAGG ATTCTCTTGGCTAAATCTGATGTTGCTGGTTGGGGAGCCTTTTTAAAG AATCCTGTAAACAAAAATGATTATCTTGGAGAGTATACTGGTGAACTCATCTCCCATCAGGAAGCAGATAAGCGTGGGAAGATTTATGATCGTGCAAACTCATCATTCCTTTTTGACTTGAATGATCAG GTTATGTTGGTTGCCGGAGATCATCGAGTAGGCATATTTGCCAAGGAGCATATTGATTCTGGTGAGGAGATCTTCTATGATTATCGTTACGGACCCGATCAAGCACCTCCATGGGCTCAAAAACCTGAGGGTTCTAAGAGGGATGATTCATCTGTCTCTCAAGGCAGAGCGAAGAAACACCAATCTCACTGA
- the LOC117637147 gene encoding histone-lysine N-methyltransferase EZA1-like isoform X4, with amino-acid sequence MADDQSVVGRRRIYYDKDGTDGSEALVCSDTDEEIAEPEEVKHEFTAGEDRIMSMAFQEHGIGEEVVKVVSQFIGATTLEILVRYNTIKDREKHEPKGSGDSGSNWCISLDKSLSAALDSFDNLFCRRCLLFDCRLHGCSQPLIYPSEKQVHWSEQDEERTPCSDQCYLKLRVVENVPDDPDIGALHRMNTIISERESAPASSFNAEKPSSHGSTDIINIERCIPGKAVSFTSEAICSSDVIAGGLELDTHIMRMHNENLGKRKVVKHKDKVTNDVTIVPDDFQGSSKKQKRLDALDLVTATSEPITVQDHISVSKTRNTDVGLPNETELQMTKKGLLNESAGHTSKELVCYGSASCDEYTDNDRDVKQDVTEVPELRQPSNSTEGQVKGVCSSSEWKPVEKELYMKGLEIFGRNSCLIARNLLSGLKTCMEVSSYMHNAGASMPNRSVVRPFSFMEDNGKATMDQTDQELPTKPRLLRRRGRARRLKYSWKSAGHPSMWKRIADGKNQSCKLYTPCGCQTMCGKHCPCQHSGTCCEKYCGCSKSCKNRFRGCHCAKSQCRSRQCPCFAAGRECDPDVCRNCWVSCGDGSLGEPPRQGDGQCGNMRLLLRQQQRILLAKSDVAGWGAFLKNPVNKNDYLGEYTGELISHQEADKRGKIYDRANSSFLFDLNDQYVLDAYRKGDKLKFANHSSNPNCYAKVMLVAGDHRVGIFAKEHIDSGEEIFYDYRYGPDQAPPWAQKPEGSKRDDSSVSQGRAKKHQSH; translated from the exons ATGGCTGACGACCAATCAGTAGTTGGGAGGAGGCGCATTTACTATGATAAAGATGGCACTGATGGCAGTGAAGCTCTTGTCTGCAGTGACACTGACGAAGAGATAGCAGAACCTGAAGAAGTGAAACATGAATTTACTGCAGGCGAAGATCGAATTATGTC GATGGCCTTTCAGGAGCATGGGATAGGCGAGGAAGTTGTGAAAGTTGTGAGCCAGTTTATTGGAGCCACcactttggagatcctg GTTCGGTACAACACAATCAAGGACCGTGAGAAACATGAACCAAAAGGTTCTGGGGACTCTGGGTCCAATTGGTGCATTTCTCTTGATAAGAGTCTTAGTGCCGCCTTAGATTCTTTCGATAACCTTTTCTGTCGTCGTTGCTTG CTATTTGATTGTCGTCTGCATGGATGTTCTCAACCTTTAATCTATCCT AGTGAAAAGCAGGTGCATTGGTCTGAACAGGATGAGGAGAGGACACCTTGCAGTGATCAATGTTACCTCAAG TTAAGAGTAGTGGAAAACGTTCCAGATGATCCAGATATTGGTGCTCTGCATAGGATGAATACAATAatttcagagagagaaagtgctCCAGCCTCATCCTTCAATGCTGAGAAACCAAGTTCTCATGGTAGTACAGACATCATAAACATTGAAAGATGCATTCCTGGAAAAGCTGTGTCTTTCACTTCAGAAGCTATTTGTAGTTCAGATGTCATTGCAGGAGGTTTAGAGTTGGATACACATATCATGAGGATGCACAATGAAAATTTAGGGAAGCGCAAGGTTGTAAAGCACAAAGATAAAGTGACAAATGACGTAACTATAGTACCTGATGATTTCCAGGGTTCCTCTAAGAAACAGAAGAGATTAGATGCTTTGGATTTAGTAACTGCAACTAGTGAACCTATCACCGTTCAGGATCACATTTCCGTTTCCAAAACTAGAAACACGGATGTTGGTTTACCCAATGAAACTGAACttcaaatgaccaaaaaaggTCTTTTAAATGAATCTGCTGGGCATACTTCAAAGGAACTTGTTTGTTATGGTAGTGCTTCCTGTGATGAATATACAGACAACGACAGAGATGTAAAACAAGATGTAACAGAAGTGCCTGAACTGAGGCAACCATCCAATTCTACAGAAGGACAAGTTAAAGGGGTGTGCAGCAGCTCTGAGTGGAAGCCAGTGGAGAaagaattatatatgaagGGATTAGAGATATTTGGGAGAAATAG TTGCCTCATAGCCAGGAACTTACTTTCTGGCTTGAAGACTTGCATGGAGGTGTCCAGTTACATGCATAATGCTGGAGCTTCAATGCCTAACAGATCTGTTGTTAGACCATTTTCATTTATGGAAGACAATGGGAAAGCTACTATGGATCAGACA GACCAAGAGCTGCCAACAAAGCCACGGTTACTTCGTAGAAGGGGAAGAGCTCGAAGGCTTAAATATTCTTGGAAGTCTGCTGGGCACCCATCAATGTGGAAGAGAATTGCTGATGGCAAGAACCAGTCTTGTAAACTTTATACACCATGTGGATGCCAGACTATGTGCGGAAAGCATTGTCCTTGTCAGCATAGTGGAACCTGCTGCGAAAAATACTGTGG GTGCTCAAAGAGCTGCAAAAATAGGTTCAGGGGATGCCACTGTGCAAAGAGCCAATGCAGAAGTCGGCAATGCCCATGCTTTGCTGCTGGGCGCGAATGCGACCCAGATGTCTGTCGCAATTGTTGGGTTAG TTGTGGGGACGGTTCATTAGGGGAGCCTCCGAGACAGGGAGATGGTCAATGTGGAAACATGAGGCTTCTTTTAAGGCAACAACAGAGG ATTCTCTTGGCTAAATCTGATGTTGCTGGTTGGGGAGCCTTTTTAAAG AATCCTGTAAACAAAAATGATTATCTTGGAGAGTATACTGGTGAACTCATCTCCCATCAGGAAGCAGATAAGCGTGGGAAGATTTATGATCGTGCAAACTCATCATTCCTTTTTGACTTGAATGATCAG TATGTCCTAGATGCTTACCGAAAAGGAGACAAGCTTAAATTTGCAAACCACTCATCGAACCCTAACTGCTATGCAAAG GTTATGTTGGTTGCCGGAGATCATCGAGTAGGCATATTTGCCAAGGAGCATATTGATTCTGGTGAGGAGATCTTCTATGATTATCGTTACGGACCCGATCAAGCACCTCCATGGGCTCAAAAACCTGAGGGTTCTAAGAGGGATGATTCATCTGTCTCTCAAGGCAGAGCGAAGAAACACCAATCTCACTGA
- the LOC117637147 gene encoding histone-lysine N-methyltransferase EZA1-like isoform X1 encodes MSKTGMVSKATDSATKLRKSHGEEPSDGVGNLEHKMHQLKKQIQAERMVSVKEKVEKNREKLRGYISQIISATSRANSTLSEKNGSFKLFPSRIEQPLCKFSGFGHGYGDKDYINNQEVVFSSSTKLPSAENLPPYTTWIFLDRNQRMADDQSVVGRRRIYYDKDGTDGSEALVCSDTDEEIAEPEEVKHEFTAGEDRIMSMAFQEHGIGEEVVKVVSQFIGATTLEILVRYNTIKDREKHEPKGSGDSGSNWCISLDKSLSAALDSFDNLFCRRCLLFDCRLHGCSQPLIYPSEKQVHWSEQDEERTPCSDQCYLKLRVVENVPDDPDIGALHRMNTIISERESAPASSFNAEKPSSHGSTDIINIERCIPGKAVSFTSEAICSSDVIAGGLELDTHIMRMHNENLGKRKVVKHKDKVTNDVTIVPDDFQGSSKKQKRLDALDLVTATSEPITVQDHISVSKTRNTDVGLPNETELQMTKKGLLNESAGHTSKELVCYGSASCDEYTDNDRDVKQDVTEVPELRQPSNSTEGQVKGVCSSSEWKPVEKELYMKGLEIFGRNSCLIARNLLSGLKTCMEVSSYMHNAGASMPNRSVVRPFSFMEDNGKATMDQTDQELPTKPRLLRRRGRARRLKYSWKSAGHPSMWKRIADGKNQSCKLYTPCGCQTMCGKHCPCQHSGTCCEKYCGCSKSCKNRFRGCHCAKSQCRSRQCPCFAAGRECDPDVCRNCWVSCGDGSLGEPPRQGDGQCGNMRLLLRQQQRILLAKSDVAGWGAFLKNPVNKNDYLGEYTGELISHQEADKRGKIYDRANSSFLFDLNDQYVLDAYRKGDKLKFANHSSNPNCYAKVMLVAGDHRVGIFAKEHIDSGEEIFYDYRYGPDQAPPWAQKPEGSKRDDSSVSQGRAKKHQSH; translated from the exons ATGAGCAAAACAGGGATGGTGTCCAAAGCTACAGACTCTGCAACTAAACTCAGA AAATCACATGGAGAAGAGCCAAGTGATGGTGTTGGAAACTTGGAACATAAGATGCATCAGCTTAAGAAGCAAATTCAAGCAGAGAGAATGGTTTCAGTAAAA GAAAAAGTTGAGAAGAACAGGGAGAAGCTACGAGGTTACATTTCGCAAATTATATCAGCAACCTCAAGAGCGAATTCTACACTTTCAGAGAAAAATGGGAGCTTTAAATTGTTTCCTTCAAGAATTGAACAGCCTCTCTGCAAGTTCAGTGGATTTGGTCACGGATATGGTGATAAAGACTATATTAACAATCAAGAGGTGGTATTCTCATCAAGTACCAAGCTTCCATCTGCTGAAAATTTACCACCTTATACAACTTGGATATTCTTGGACAG AAATCAGAGAATGGCTGACGACCAATCAGTAGTTGGGAGGAGGCGCATTTACTATGATAAAGATGGCACTGATGGCAGTGAAGCTCTTGTCTGCAGTGACACTGACGAAGAGATAGCAGAACCTGAAGAAGTGAAACATGAATTTACTGCAGGCGAAGATCGAATTATGTC GATGGCCTTTCAGGAGCATGGGATAGGCGAGGAAGTTGTGAAAGTTGTGAGCCAGTTTATTGGAGCCACcactttggagatcctg GTTCGGTACAACACAATCAAGGACCGTGAGAAACATGAACCAAAAGGTTCTGGGGACTCTGGGTCCAATTGGTGCATTTCTCTTGATAAGAGTCTTAGTGCCGCCTTAGATTCTTTCGATAACCTTTTCTGTCGTCGTTGCTTG CTATTTGATTGTCGTCTGCATGGATGTTCTCAACCTTTAATCTATCCT AGTGAAAAGCAGGTGCATTGGTCTGAACAGGATGAGGAGAGGACACCTTGCAGTGATCAATGTTACCTCAAG TTAAGAGTAGTGGAAAACGTTCCAGATGATCCAGATATTGGTGCTCTGCATAGGATGAATACAATAatttcagagagagaaagtgctCCAGCCTCATCCTTCAATGCTGAGAAACCAAGTTCTCATGGTAGTACAGACATCATAAACATTGAAAGATGCATTCCTGGAAAAGCTGTGTCTTTCACTTCAGAAGCTATTTGTAGTTCAGATGTCATTGCAGGAGGTTTAGAGTTGGATACACATATCATGAGGATGCACAATGAAAATTTAGGGAAGCGCAAGGTTGTAAAGCACAAAGATAAAGTGACAAATGACGTAACTATAGTACCTGATGATTTCCAGGGTTCCTCTAAGAAACAGAAGAGATTAGATGCTTTGGATTTAGTAACTGCAACTAGTGAACCTATCACCGTTCAGGATCACATTTCCGTTTCCAAAACTAGAAACACGGATGTTGGTTTACCCAATGAAACTGAACttcaaatgaccaaaaaaggTCTTTTAAATGAATCTGCTGGGCATACTTCAAAGGAACTTGTTTGTTATGGTAGTGCTTCCTGTGATGAATATACAGACAACGACAGAGATGTAAAACAAGATGTAACAGAAGTGCCTGAACTGAGGCAACCATCCAATTCTACAGAAGGACAAGTTAAAGGGGTGTGCAGCAGCTCTGAGTGGAAGCCAGTGGAGAaagaattatatatgaagGGATTAGAGATATTTGGGAGAAATAG TTGCCTCATAGCCAGGAACTTACTTTCTGGCTTGAAGACTTGCATGGAGGTGTCCAGTTACATGCATAATGCTGGAGCTTCAATGCCTAACAGATCTGTTGTTAGACCATTTTCATTTATGGAAGACAATGGGAAAGCTACTATGGATCAGACA GACCAAGAGCTGCCAACAAAGCCACGGTTACTTCGTAGAAGGGGAAGAGCTCGAAGGCTTAAATATTCTTGGAAGTCTGCTGGGCACCCATCAATGTGGAAGAGAATTGCTGATGGCAAGAACCAGTCTTGTAAACTTTATACACCATGTGGATGCCAGACTATGTGCGGAAAGCATTGTCCTTGTCAGCATAGTGGAACCTGCTGCGAAAAATACTGTGG GTGCTCAAAGAGCTGCAAAAATAGGTTCAGGGGATGCCACTGTGCAAAGAGCCAATGCAGAAGTCGGCAATGCCCATGCTTTGCTGCTGGGCGCGAATGCGACCCAGATGTCTGTCGCAATTGTTGGGTTAG TTGTGGGGACGGTTCATTAGGGGAGCCTCCGAGACAGGGAGATGGTCAATGTGGAAACATGAGGCTTCTTTTAAGGCAACAACAGAGG ATTCTCTTGGCTAAATCTGATGTTGCTGGTTGGGGAGCCTTTTTAAAG AATCCTGTAAACAAAAATGATTATCTTGGAGAGTATACTGGTGAACTCATCTCCCATCAGGAAGCAGATAAGCGTGGGAAGATTTATGATCGTGCAAACTCATCATTCCTTTTTGACTTGAATGATCAG TATGTCCTAGATGCTTACCGAAAAGGAGACAAGCTTAAATTTGCAAACCACTCATCGAACCCTAACTGCTATGCAAAG GTTATGTTGGTTGCCGGAGATCATCGAGTAGGCATATTTGCCAAGGAGCATATTGATTCTGGTGAGGAGATCTTCTATGATTATCGTTACGGACCCGATCAAGCACCTCCATGGGCTCAAAAACCTGAGGGTTCTAAGAGGGATGATTCATCTGTCTCTCAAGGCAGAGCGAAGAAACACCAATCTCACTGA